One window from the genome of Magnolia sinica isolate HGM2019 chromosome 4, MsV1, whole genome shotgun sequence encodes:
- the LOC131242720 gene encoding peroxidase 47-like — MAISHLIELFLLIEVTIFSAQFSVHALSMDYYGMQCPFTESIVRNTVSKALQKDPTLSGPLLRMHFHDCFVEGCDGSILIDSTKNNKAEKDSPANLSLRGYELIDEIKEEIEDQCPGVISCADIVAMAARDAVLWAGGPLYDVPKGRKDGTRSKIEDTINLPPPTFNGSDLIKAFRQHGFSVQEMVALSGAHTLGVARCSSFKNRLSNFDSTDGVDPTLNSNFAKTLSQKCKSGDNAEAPFDRTRITFDNDYYNALQSGSGLLTSDQTLYGSPRTRSIVNGYAMNQARFFFDFSQAMVRMGQIDVKEDNEGEIRLNCHKIN; from the exons ATGGCTATTTCTCATTTAATTGAGCTATTTTTGCTTATAGAGGTGACAATTTTCAGTGCTCAATTTAGTGTACATGCTCTTAGTATGGATTATTATGGTATGCAATGTCCATTCACCGAATCGATAGTGAGGAATACAGTTAGTAAAGCTTTGCAGAAGGATCCCACTCTTTCGGGCCCTCTCCTGAGGATGCATTTCCATGATTGCTTCGTAGAG GGATGCGACGGGTCAATTCTGATTGATTCAACAAAGAATAACAAGGCGGAAAAAGATTCCCCTGCAAATCTAAGCTTGCGTGGCTATGAACTCATTGATGAAATTAAGGAAGAAATAGAGGATCAATGCCCAGGAGTCATTTCGTGCGCGGATATAGTTGCAATGGCTGCTAGGGATGCAGTCCTTtgg gctGGGGGTCCTTTGTATGATGTGCCCAAAGGAAGAAAGGATGGGACAAGGTCCAAAATAGAGGACACGATCAACCTACCACCTCCCACTTTCAACGGCTCAGATCTCATCAAGGCATTTCGTCAACATGGTTTTAGTGTTCAAGAAATGGTGGCCTTATCTG GGGCTCACACATTAGGTGTAGCAAGGTGCTCCTCCTTCAAGAACCGCTTGAGCAACTTTGATTCGACGGACGGCGTCGATCCGACCCTCAATTCGAATTTTGCGAAGACATTGTCCCAAAAATGCAAATCAGGTGATAATGCAGAGGCACCGTTTGATCGGACTCGGATCACATTTGACAATGACTATTACAATGCCCTTCAATCGGGCAGTGGGCTGTTAACGTCCGATCAGACTTTATATGGGAGCCCCAGAACAAGAAGCATCGTGAATGGTTATGCGATGAATCAAGCCAGGTTTTTCTTCGATTTCTCGCAGGCAATGGTGAGAATGGGCCAGATCGATGTTAAGgaagacaatgaaggagaaatacgTCTAAATTGCCATAAAATTAACTGA